The Streptococcus sp. VT 162 genome has a window encoding:
- a CDS encoding methionine ABC transporter permease — protein MTELIQTYLPNVYKMGWAGQAGWGTAIYLTLYMTVLSFIIGGFLGLVAGLFLVLTAPGGVLENKVIFWILDKITSIFRAVPFIILLAIMSPLSHLIVKTSIGPNAALVPLSFAVFAFFARQVQVVLAELDGGVIEAAQASGATFWDIVGVYLSEGLPDLIRVTTVTLISLVGETAMAGAVGAGGIGNVAIAYGFNRYNHDVTILATIIIILIIFTIQFLGDFLTKKLSHK, from the coding sequence ATGACAGAGTTGATTCAAACTTACTTACCAAATGTCTACAAGATGGGCTGGGCTGGTCAGGCAGGCTGGGGAACAGCCATTTACCTAACTCTTTATATGACAGTTCTTTCCTTTATTATCGGAGGGTTCTTGGGGTTGGTAGCAGGTCTTTTCCTTGTCTTGACAGCGCCAGGTGGTGTCTTGGAAAATAAGGTTATCTTCTGGATTTTAGACAAGATTACCTCTATTTTCCGTGCGGTACCATTTATCATCCTCTTGGCAATCATGTCGCCACTCTCTCACTTGATTGTGAAGACGAGCATCGGGCCAAATGCAGCTCTTGTGCCACTTTCATTTGCAGTCTTTGCCTTCTTTGCCCGTCAGGTACAGGTTGTCTTGGCTGAACTAGATGGCGGTGTTATTGAGGCTGCTCAAGCGAGCGGGGCGACCTTCTGGGACATTGTGGGTGTTTACCTATCAGAAGGTCTTCCTGATTTGATTCGTGTGACGACTGTGACCTTGATTTCCCTTGTTGGGGAAACAGCTATGGCCGGTGCGGTTGGTGCTGGTGGTATCGGTAACGTAGCCATTGCCTATGGATTTAATCGTTACAACCACGATGTGACTATCTTGGCAACCATTATTATCATTTTGATTATCTTTACAATCCAGTTCTTGGGAGATTTCTTGACCAAGAAATTGAGTCATAAATAA
- a CDS encoding alanyl transferase encodes MNYFEGNEFFLLLFVVLLIGFVVNFFEKRKDYYILALSLLFAGAIYGKSRAMIVYLLAFIVYQYYLVFLAQRIEAKWLKPLVFLSILPLVINKVFALTSLHLLAFIGISYMSFKTIQIMLEISDGLIKEKITVKDYLQFLLFFPTVSAGPIDRSRRFLKEINEVMPRKEYLELAGDGVYRIVLGLLYKIVLSTYVYQILLALNNTGIVVYSIKYMYLYTLYLFFDFAGYSLMAVGSSNILGIQTPMNFNKPFLSVDIKDFWTRWHITLSTWLRDFVFSRVLMQVIRKKWFKNRLHNATYAYMVNMLVMGFWHGLSVSYIVYGFYHGVLMAGFEVYQKKSNFYKKNKNKNWYKLLSWFVTMNLVMVGFFIFSGEPYKILLTILKR; translated from the coding sequence ATGAATTATTTCGAGGGGAATGAGTTTTTCCTTCTCTTATTTGTAGTTTTACTGATTGGTTTTGTGGTAAACTTTTTTGAAAAACGTAAAGACTACTATATTTTGGCGCTCTCTCTCTTATTTGCAGGAGCTATCTATGGTAAGAGTCGAGCGATGATTGTCTATTTGCTTGCCTTTATCGTCTACCAGTATTATCTGGTTTTTCTAGCACAGCGGATAGAGGCAAAGTGGCTGAAACCACTGGTTTTCCTTTCCATTCTTCCTTTGGTGATCAATAAAGTCTTTGCTCTGACTTCTCTGCATTTGTTGGCCTTTATTGGAATTTCTTACATGTCCTTTAAGACCATTCAGATCATGCTAGAGATATCGGATGGCTTAATCAAAGAAAAAATCACTGTAAAAGATTATCTACAGTTTTTGCTCTTTTTTCCAACAGTTAGTGCTGGTCCAATTGATCGGAGTAGGAGATTTTTAAAAGAGATAAACGAGGTCATGCCCCGAAAAGAGTATCTAGAGTTAGCAGGGGACGGTGTATATCGTATCGTTCTAGGCCTCCTTTACAAGATTGTTTTATCAACCTATGTTTACCAGATTTTACTCGCTCTAAATAATACTGGCATAGTCGTTTACTCAATCAAGTATATGTACCTCTATACCTTGTATCTGTTCTTTGACTTTGCAGGCTATAGTCTAATGGCCGTTGGAAGTAGTAATATTCTAGGTATTCAGACACCGATGAACTTTAACAAACCTTTCTTGAGTGTCGATATCAAAGATTTCTGGACCAGATGGCATATCACCTTGTCGACCTGGTTGAGAGATTTTGTATTTTCAAGAGTATTGATGCAAGTTATCAGGAAAAAATGGTTTAAAAATAGACTACACAATGCAACCTATGCCTATATGGTCAATATGTTGGTCATGGGTTTTTGGCATGGTCTTAGTGTAAGCTATATTGTTTATGGTTTTTACCATGGTGTCTTGATGGCTGGATTTGAAGTGTATCAAAAGAAAAGCAATTTTTATAAAAAAAATAAAAACAAGAACTGGTATAAGCTACTAAGTTGGTTTGTGACCATGAATTTGGTTATGGTTGGTTTCTTTATCTTTTCAGGTGAACCCTATAAAATCTTACTGACGATTTTAAAGAGATAA